A segment of the Zonotrichia leucophrys gambelii isolate GWCS_2022_RI chromosome 25, RI_Zleu_2.0, whole genome shotgun sequence genome:
GGGTTCTCCAGGAACTCCcagaatttggggttcaggtttATCTGTAAAGGGTTTGGGTTCAGGTTTATCCCTAAATAAATTTATCATTTTGGTGATTGTTCATGGTCAGGGGTGACAAAACCTCGGTTTGGGGGTTCTGAGCACCCCAGATCCAGCAGGGATCAGGTGGAGGAGATGTTGGGTtcccccaggagctcccagaatttggggttcaggtttATCTGTAAAtacattattaataattattttggcTGATTGTTCATGTGTCGGAGTGAAAAACCTCCCGAGTTTGGGGGTTCTGAGCACCCCAGATCCAGTAGGGATCAGGTGGAGGAGATGTTGGGTtcccccaggagctcccagaatttggggttcaggtttATCtctaaataaatttataatttctgGCTGATTGTTCATGGTCGGAGGTGACAAAACCTCCCGAGTTTGGGGGTTCTGAGCACCCCAGATCCAGCAGGGATCAGGTGGAGGAGATGTTGGGCTTCTCCAGGAACTCCcagaatttggggttcaggtttATCTCTAAataaatttatcatttttggCTGATTGTTCATGATGGGTGGTGACAAAACctcctgggtttgggggttctgaGCACCCCAGATCCAGCAGGGATCAGGTGAAGGAGATGTTGGGTTCCCCAGGAGCTCCCAATTGAATTTATGTGGGTTCAGGTTTATCCCTAAataaatttatcatttttggCTGATTGTTCATGTTGTGGGGTGATAAAACCTCCCGGGTTTGGGGGTTCTGAGCACCCCAGATCCAGCAGGGATCAGGTGGAGGAGATGTTGGGTtcccccaggagctcccagaatttggggttcaggtttATCTCTAAataaatttatcatttttggCTGATTGTTGATGTTGGGGGGTACAAAACCCCCcgggtttggggggctctgaggggtcTGTGCCAACACCAGGAGCTTTGGGGAACCCAAGAACGGGGGCTGCACTTCAGGGGGCAACAGAAATATGGGCAATGTGGGGGTCTTTGGTGTCCTGGGGGATGGAGGTGGGGtctcactgggatttgggggtctccAAAGTATGGGGCAGTGAAAGTGAGGGGGGGTCTGTGGATGTTGGGGTGGTCTGGGGGGTCTGaatgggagggagggagtttGCCCTGTATGGGATCCTGAAGGATTGGGGTCtccagtgccctgctgggggaTGGAAATGGGGGTCTCTGCTGAGGGTGGGGGTCTCTGAGGGTCTCCAGAGTATGGGGCAGTGACAGTGAGGGGAGTGTGGGGTGCTCCAGAGGCTCCAGAGACCCCAAGGGTCCAGAAGCTCCACGAGGTGAATGAAGGGGGGTCTGCCTTGTCCTGCTGGATTGATCTGGGGGTCTCTGCTTGAGGGGGTCATGAAGGAGTGGGGGTCTCCACTCCATGGGATGATGGACATGAGGGGGTCTCAGGATGTCTCTTAGGGAGGGGAGATATGGGGGATCATTCTAGGTCTAGGGAGGAGATGGGTGGAGATGAGGAAAGGGGTCTCCGCTCCACAGCATGATGGACATGTGGGGTCTCGGCCGCCCTGAGGCCCGGAAGGGGCTCAGCGCCCACGGGGGCAGAAGCAGAGCGGCAAACCCCGAGCGGTTCTGTCTCCATCCACATCCCGCACCCAGCGGCGCTCACAAGGGCTCCTTTACCGCGCGGGGCGGTACCGGGGCAGTACCGGGGCGGTCTCTGGGCCGTCCCTGGGCGGTTCCGGGGCGGTCCCGAGGCCGTTCCGGGGCGGTTCCGAGGCGGTTCCCGGCGTTTCCCAGGCGGTCCCTGGGCCGTACCGGGGCGGTCCTGAGGCGGTGCCGGGGCCATTCCGAGGCGGTTCCCGGGCGGTTCCCGACGTTCCCTGGGCGGTCCTGAGGCGGTGCCGGGGCCGCTCCGAGGCGGTCCCGGGCGGTTCCGGGGCGGTCCCGAGGCGGTTCCAGAGCGGTCCCTGGGCGTTTCCCGGGGGGTGCCGGGGCCGGCACCTGCTCCGAGGCGGTTCTGAGGCGGTCCCGAGGCCGTTCCCGGGCGGTTCCCGACGTTCCCTGGGCGGTCCTGAGGCGGTGCCGGGGCCGCTCCGAGGCGGTTCCCGGGCGGTTCCGGGGCGGTTCTGAGGCGGTTCCCGGGCGGTTCCAGAGCGGTCCCTGGGTGTTTCCCGGGCGGTTCCGGGACGGTCCTGAGGCCGTTCCAGGGCGGTCCCTGGGCGGTCCCGGGGGGTGCGGGGCCGTTCCGAGGCGGTTCCCGGGCGGTTCCAGGGCGGTCCCTGGGCGGTTCCGGGGCGGTCCTGAGGCCGTTCTGAGGCGGTTCCCGGGCGGTTCCGGGGCGGTCCTGAGACGGTTCCGGGGTGGAGCCGTGGCCGGGGCCGGTGGCGCCATGGCCGCCGCTGCGGGGCTggcgctgctggcgctgctggcggcggccggggccgagcggggccggaAGGTGAGCGGGGCTCGGGGCTACCGGAGCTACCGAGGGTACCGGGGCTGCGTGGGCCGGGCGCGGAGCTCGGAGCTCTTCCCGTGTTGCGGCGGTGGCTGAgacccccccgtgtcccctcctgggATCTCGGAGTGCCGGGACACCGGGGTCACCCAGCCAGGGACATCCCGGTGGGTGCGGGTGGGACGCTGTGCTCgcctgggacagctctgccaccctcgGTGCTGAAGGGGAAACTTCTGGGATAGTTTGTGGGATAGAAACTTGTGGGATAGTTTGTGGAATAGAAACTTCTGGGATAGTTTGTGTTCTCGGGGGATCCTGTccggagcaggggctgggctgggcccgCTGGGGCTCCACCCTtgcggggtttggggggaaatggggctcccatgtggggctggagctgaaCCAGCCCTCGCTGTGTCCTGGGTGGTGACCCCGCCCTGCCACCCCTGTCCTGCGGCGACATGTCCCATGTGTGTCCCTTTGTCCTGATCCAGTGGGACCAGCgtggctgtggggtgggaaaggggctgtggggtgggatgggatgggatgggaaaggaagggggcgaaaggggctgtggggtgggaaaggggctgtggggtgggatgggatgggatgggaaaggaagggggcgaaaggggctgtggggtgggaaaggggctgtggggtgggatgggatgggatgggaaaggaAGGGGGCTGTGGAAGGGaaagggctgtgggatgggatgggatgggatgggatgggatgggatggggaaggaagggactgtgggatgggatgggaaacaaaggggctgtggggtgggataGGATGGGAAAGGAAGGGGGCTGTGGAAGGGaaagggctgtgggatgggatgggatgggatgggatgggatgggatgggatgggatgggatggggaaggaagggactGTGGGAAAGGAAGGGGCTATGGGATGGGAAAGGAAGGGGGCTGTGGAAGGGAaagggctgtgggatggaaaaaaaggggctgtgggatgggaaggggctggggaaggggctaCGGAATGAGAAGGGAAGGGTCATTAGgatgggaaggggctgtgggatgggaaaAGAAGGGACTGTGAGATGGGAAAGGGCTGTGGAACAGAAGGGCCATTAGgatgggaaggggctgtggaACAGCAGGGCCATTAAGATGGGAAGGAGCTATAGGAGGGAAAGGCCATGAGGATGGGAAGCAGCTCAGAGTTGTGAAATGCGACCGAGCGTGTTGAGCAACACCAGGGCTGCAGAGTCACGGGAGCCCGGGCAGCTGCAGTGTCCCATCCTCCCATCACACTGGGGTTGTCCTGCCGGGCTCagagccacccccagccccatccctgccccgcAGGTGTCCATGGAGTACAACCCTGGCTGGAACAGCTCCTCTGTGAACCTGCTGCACGTGCGGGCGGTGGGGCCTGAGGACACCCTGCACTACGTCTGGAGCAGCATCGGGGCCCCTTCTGTGCTCCTGGTGGCCACGCggagccccagcagtgccctgaggGTCAACTGGACCCAACTGCTGTCACCCAGTCCTGCTGGGGCCGTCTGGATCGACCCTCCCGACAGCGTGGTCTATTCCACAGCCGTGGTGTTCACCAAGGTACTGCTGCcaaggggctgctctgggacagctgggggtgCCGAGGGTCCCTGGGCagcttcccagctccagagaaaccccctccattcccattcccatccagGGCAGTGTCggagctgcctggctgaggcagctctgccccgTTCCCTGGATCACAGCACAATGCCCCGTCCTGCcggtgctcccagcccctctcccctcccttccctgcagctcttcGAGTTCAGCGAGGCCAAACCTTTGGGAGAGCTCTTCTACCCCACCTATGACCTGTCCGAGTTCTCCTGGGAGAGCCTCAACCACACCCTGAACCACACGGCCCTGACGGCCGAGCTCAGGGGGGTCCCGGCCAGCGACCCCGGCGGCGCCTTCGCCAACGGCAGCCTGGCATTCCAGGTACGGCacgggcagggggctgggggcacggGCAGGGGGCAGGGGGCACATCAGGGGGCAGGGGGCACGGGCAGGGGGCATGGGCAGGGGGCacgggcagggggctgggggcacgTCCAGGGGGCAGGGGGCATGGGCAGGGGGCACATCAGGGAGCAGGGGGCACatcagggggctgggggcacgTCCAgggggcagggggcacaggcagggggcagggggcaggggcagggggcacaTCCAGGGGGAAGAGAACTGGTCCAGAGGGCAGAGGGCACGTTCAGGGGGCAGGGGACATGTCCAGGAGGAGAATAACTTGTTCAGGGGGCACATCCAGGGGGCAAAGAACTTGTCCAAGGGTCATGGGACATGTCTAGGGGGCATGGGGCATGTCCAGGAGGTAGGGGGCATGTCCAGGGGGCAGAGGGCACGTTCAGGGGGCATAGAACTTGTCCAAGGGTCATGGGACATGTCCAGGGGGCAGAGGGCACAtccaggggacaggggacacatCCAGGAGGAAGATAGCTTGTTCAGGGGGCAGGGGGCACGTTCAGGGGGCACATTCAGGGGGCAGAGAGCATGTCCAAGGGGAAGAGAACTGGTCCAGGGGGCAGGGACATGTCCAGGGGGCAAAGAACTTGTCCAAGGGTCATGGGACATGttcaggggacaggggacacctcCAGGGGGCAGGGGGCACGTCCAGGGGGCAAAGAACACATCCAGGGGGCAGAGAGCTTGCCCAGGTGGCAGCAGGCACTGTCCCACTGTCCCTCTGACCTTTGCTGTCCCCCTGacccctgctgtccctctgttCTGTGTCCCtcgctgtccccatgtccctcgctgtccctggctgtccctgtgccccgtGTCCCTcttgtccctctctgtcccttactgtccccctgtccctctgcccctcacTGTCCATGTGccccgtgtccctctgtccctcgctgtcccgctgtccctcactgtcctcCTGCCCCATGTCCCTCACTGTCTGTCTGCCCTGTGTCCCTCGCTATCCCTGTGCCCCGTGTCCCTCTGCCCCTCGCTGTCCCTCACTGCCTCACTGTCCCTGTTGTCCCTCGCTGTCCcgctgtccctcactgtcctcCTGCCCCATGTCCCTCACTGTCTGTCTGCCCTGTGTCCCtcgctgtccctgtgccccgtgtccctcactgtccctctgtccctcgcTGTCCAtgtgccctgtgtccctctgtccctgtgccccctgtccctggctgtccccgtgccctgtccctcactgtccctcactgtccctggctgtccctctgccctgtgtccctcactgtctccctgtccctcactgtccctgtccccctgacCCTCACTGTCCCCGtgccctgtccctcactgtTGCGGTATCCCcgtgccctgtgccccctgtccctcactgtccccgtgtccccgtaccctgtgccccctgtccctcactgtccccatgccccgtgtccctggctgtccctctgccctgtgtccctcactgtctccctgtccctgtctgtccctgtgccccctgtccctcactgtccccgtgccctgtccctcactgtcgCGGTGTCCCCGtgccctgtccctcactgtccctcactgtccctgtccccctgtccctcactgtccccatgccctgtccctcactgtccccgtgccctgtccccctgtccctcactgtccccctgtccctcactgtccccgtgccctgtccccctgtccctcactgtccccgtgccctgtccctcactgtccccgtgccccctgtccctcactgtccctgtgccctgtccctcactgtcgcggtgtccccgtgtccctgtcccccctgtccctcactgtggCGGTGTCCCCGtgccctgtccctcactgtcgCGGTGTCCCCgtgccctgtccccctgtccctcactgtccctggctgtccccgtgtccctgtctcactgtccctgtccccctgtccctcactgtccccgtgtccctgtccctcactgtccctggctgtccccgtgtccctgtctcactgtccctgtccccctgtccctccctgtggcGGTGCCCCCTCAGGTGACAGCGTTCGAGGGCAGCGGCCGCGCGGAGCGGCTGCCGCGGCTGCTGCACACGGCGGACAGCTCGCAGCTGCAGTTCGTGCTGGCCGGGGCGCTGCCCCGCGGCAACGGCTCGCGCTTCGTGCTGCAGCTGGCCGCGCTCGAGCCGCCGGGGGCGCTGCGGCGCCTGCGCACGCGGAGCTCCATCGACGATGAGTACGCGCCCAGCGTCTTCCAGGTGAGCCGGGAATCGATAAACTGATCGGTTAATCAATATGTTCATGGATATTGTCTATCCAATAGATTGGTGTTAGATTCATATAAATTAATACAATTGATGTCAATCTACTAGATAGATTGATGTTAGCAAGATAATATCAACTCAATTGATATGAATCTAATATCAATCTATTAGATAGATTAATATaagttaataaaattaatatcagTCTAGCTAATATCAATCTACTAGATTGATAA
Coding sequences within it:
- the GLMP gene encoding glycosylated lysosomal membrane protein — encoded protein: MAAAAGLALLALLAAAGAERGRKVSMEYNPGWNSSSVNLLHVRAVGPEDTLHYVWSSIGAPSVLLVATRSPSSALRVNWTQLLSPSPAGAVWIDPPDSVVYSTAVVFTKLFEFSEAKPLGELFYPTYDLSEFSWESLNHTLNHTALTAELRGVPASDPGGAFANGSLAFQVTAFEGSGRAERLPRLLHTADSSQLQFVLAGALPRGNGSRFVLQLAALEPPGALRRLRTRSSIDDEYAPSVFQELSLVAEPPNGSTGGSALSFLHWKAAAYGSPSPRREDGVRCRAGALRAANGSAPAAAVPRAFFGDGPAALSVLNVSFGGEEGHVYQERRYLSWSVLLGFGEPPRDSFSPLVISIAAVALGTPLAVLLLGGCGLLLARRRRYSEYEPIN